The following proteins are co-located in the Rhea pennata isolate bPtePen1 chromosome 2, bPtePen1.pri, whole genome shotgun sequence genome:
- the TMEM70 gene encoding transmembrane protein 70, mitochondrial, whose product MLLLAAGCRRAAGPALASASAAAAAWLRGAARRGVPAACSRRAALPAPEGVQQVTSFQRLAVRSLSTPPPQEHSEHGRLIYTGNLAKAVLGVRFFSYSTSVFNLFMMPYIILKTGIGFESLFVQAAFYGLIGFFTFITPITLHILTKGYVIRLYYKADMDTYTAITYNAILAEKATVFHQNDVKLPDISRMFTTFYAKTKSMLVNPMLFPNPEDYEHLMGYDKPFYFDLEEEKEATESK is encoded by the exons atgctgctgctggctgcgggctgccgccgcgccgccggcccggccttGGCCTCCGCctcggccgcggccgccgcctggcTGCGGGGCGCCGCTCGCCGCGGGGTCCCGGCCGCCTGCAGCCGCCGGgcggccctgcccgcgcccGAGGGGGTTCAGCAG GTTACATCTTTCCAACGTCTGGCTGTTCGCAGTCTCAGCACACCCCCCCCTCAGGAACACTCAGAACATGGAAGACTAATTTATACTGGAAATCTCGCAAAGGCGGTGTTAG gtgtgagatttttctcttattctacCAGCGTGTTCAACCTTTTCATGATGCCCTACATCATACTCAAAACTGGTATTGGATTTGAAAGTCTATTTGTACAAGCTGCTTTTTATGGCTTGATAGGGTTTTTTACATTTATAACACCAATAACCTTGCATATCCTTACAAAAGGCTATGTGATTCGACTCTATTATAAAGCTGACATGGACACATATACAGCCATTACATATAATGCAATCTTGGCAGAAAAAGCAACTGTCTTCCATCAGAATGATGTAAAGCTTCCAGACATCAGCAGGATGTTTACAACATTTTATGCTAAAACTAAATCAATGCTTGTTAATCCAATGCTTTTCCCAAATCCAGAGGATTATGAACATCTCATGGGCTATGAcaaacctttttattttgacttggaggaggaaaaagaagccactgaaagcaaataa
- the LY96 gene encoding lymphocyte antigen 96, whose product MFQLFFFILFTPGFSELLCTSSDLEISYTFCDSIVHAFVFNITPCTMMQKPIWNVVLTWIPRSDITFLKVVFRVWFDGVVALDWKAILCSGADDEYTVCGALKGETIATTFLIKGSRTTFPQGKYTVIMKGFSDDSEKNMLICLNFTMTVKQEAF is encoded by the exons AtgtttcaacttttttttttcattttgttcaccCCTGGATTTAGTGAATTGCTTTGTACATCATCAGATCTAGAAATATCATATACCTTTTGTG ATTCTATAGTTCACGCCTTTGTGTTTAATATAACACCTTGTACCATGATGCAGAAACCCATCTGGAATGTTGTTCTTACCTGGATTCCAC GAAGTGACATCACCTTTTTGAAGGTAGTCTTTAGAGTCTGGTTTGATGGTGTCGTAGCGTTAGACTGGAAAGCAATTCTTTGTAGTGGAGCTGACGACGAATATACTGTTTGTGGAGCGTTGAAAGGAG AAACAATTGCAACAACGTTTCTTATTAAAGGTTCAAGAACGACGTTTCCACAG GGAAAATATACTGTTATTATGAAAGGATTCTCTGATGATTCTGAAAAGAATATGCTCATATGCCTAAATTTTACCATGACAGTAAAACAAGAAGCTTTCTGA